GGGTTTGCGCGTGGTCGTGGCCGCAGGTATGGCCTGTCGCGCCGACACTTTGGGCGATTTCGTTTTCGTGGTGCGGGAATTGCAAATCCGCGCCGCCACCGTGAATATCGAAAGTATCGCCGAACAGGTTTTCGCTCATGGCAGAGCATTCGATGTGCCAACCCGGACGACCATTGCCCCACGGGCTTTCCCATGCCGGCTCGCCTGCTTTGGCCGCTTTCCACAATACAAAATCAAGCGGATCGCGTTTGAAACCGTCCACTTCTACACGCTCACCTGCGCGCAGGTCGTCCAACGATTTGCCCGACAATTGACCGTAAGCAGAAAACTCGCGCACGGCGTAGTAAACGTCGCCGTTTGCGGCAGGATATGCCTTGCCGTTTTGAATCAGGGTTTCAATCATGGCAATCATTTGCGGAATATTTTCCGTTGCCTTCGGCTCGATGTCGGGACGCAACACACCCAAAGCATCGGCATCTTCGTGCATAGCCTGAATGAAACGCGCGGTCAGTTCGCCGATAGTTTCGCCGTTTTCAGCCGCACGGGCGATGATTTTGTCGTCGATGTCGGTGATGTTGCGCACATAAGTGAGCGGATAACCGCACTCGCGCAGCCAGCGGGCAATCATGTCGAATACCACCATCACTCGGGCATGGCCTAAGTGGCAATAGTCGTAAACAGTCATACCGCAAACGTACATGCGCACGTTTTTAGGGTCGATGGGGGTAAAGGGTTCTTTTTGGCGGGTAAGGGTGTTGTAGATGGTGGTCATGGAATCTTCAAAATTTGTATAAACTGGGGGTAAATTATTTGGATTTTTTGTGCAAGCAAAATTCAAATACGTTTCGTTCTGGGCCATTATTAGTTGTATGTGCTTTTTTAACTATATAAGGCTGATGCTCATCTAATGTAAATTCACCGATGTATCGGACATGAGCATTTAGTGTGTCATTAGCAAAAACACGGATGGCTTTTCCTGTCTGTTTATGTTCCAAGAGAGCTTTATTCCCATTGTTCATACGCTGATCACCACGTTGCCCTTCGCCACAATAAAACAGGGTGGTTCCCTTCTCATCCCAGCGATCATAATAGCCGTGGTCTTCGCCTTTTTCTGGGTGAGTAAAGAGGAAGATATTGGGCGTTTTTGCCGAAGCAGCAATGCCACTTTGTCTATTGCCACCGTATTGGTCATGTAATTCTGAACGTTTAATAATATCGTTTTCTTGTAAAGAAAAAGAGTTGGAAGACATGTGACTCTCCATTTTATTAAAAAGGCCGTCTGAAATTTTTTACTCCGGCTTAAATACGCCTGTATCCGTTTTAGGCTGCTGCTCGGCAATCTCGGTATTTACCGCTGCCTGCTCCGCTTCGGCTTTTTCGGCTTCGATGCGTTTTTTCTCGGTCAGGTATTGGTTGATTTGGTGTACCAATTCCTGTGTGCCTTGGTGGGTCAGGGCGCTGATTTGAAAGAGGCGCGGGGTTTCCATGTCGAATTGGAAGCGGTCGTCTGGTTTCGGGTAGTCCCAGCCGATGGCTTCGAGGAAGGCGGCTGTTCGCGCTTGGGCTTCTTCTTCGTCAAGCATATCGAGTTTGTTCAGCACCAGCCAGCGCGGTTTGTCGTAGAGTTCTTCGTCGTATTTGCGCAATTCGTTGATGATGGCGAGTGCTTCTTCGGCGGGATTGACGGTTTCGTCGAAGGGCGCCAAATCGACAACGTGCAACAGCAGGCCGGTGCGCGATAAGTGTTTGAGGAAGCGGTGGCCGAGGCCTGCACCTTCTGCCGCGCCTTCAATCAGGCCGGGGATATCGGCCATAACAAAGCTGTGGTTTTCGTCGATGCGCACGACGCCTAAATTCGGATGCAGGGTGGTGAAGGGGTAGTTGGCGATTTTTGGGCGTGCGGCGGAGACGGCGGTAATCAGGGTGGATTTACCGGCGTTGGGCATGCCTAACAAGCCGACGTCGGCGAGGACTTTAAGCTCGAGTTGCAGGGAACGGGTTTCGCCTTCTTCGCCGGGCGTGGATTGTTTGGGCGCGCGGTTGACGGACGATTTGAAGTGGATGTTGCCCAAGCCGCCTTTGCCACCTTTGGCGAGGCAGACGCGCTGGCCGTGATAAGTGAGGTCGGCGACGATTTCGTCGGTGTCGAGGTCGCGGATGAGGGTGCCGACGGGCATTTTGAGGACGATGTCGTCCGCACCTGCGCCGTAGCGGTCGGAGCCGTGGCCTTTTTCGCCGTTTTTGGCTTGGTAGCGTTTGACGAAGCGGTATTCGACGAGGGTGTTGGTGTTTTCGTCGGCTTCCGCCCATACGCTGCCGCCTTTGCCACCGTCGCCGCCGTCAGGGCCGCCGCGGGGTACGAATTTTTCGCGGCGGAAACTGGTTGCGCCATTACCGCCTTTGCCTGCGGCGACTTCGATTTTTGCTTCGTCGATAAATTTCATGATGTTCTCTTATGGGTATTCGGTTGTTTCAGACGGCCTTTGTTGATAGAGGAGCTTGGTGTCTGAACGGATAAAATGTTGCTTATTATAAAGGATATTTCGGTTTTAGGCCGTCTGAAATATGGTTTCAGACGGCCTTGGATTTATTGGGCGAGGGCTTGGTCAATTTCTTGATAGAGTTGGGAGAAATTGGGTTCGCCAACGTAGGTTTTAAGGATGTTGCCGTTTTTGTCGATCAGGACGGAAGTCGGGTAAACCTGTGTGCCAAAGGCTTTTGCGGCAGTTTTGTCGGCATCGTACATGACGGTGAAAGGAAGGCCGTATTCTTTGACGTACTGATGGACGCTCTCAATAGGGTCGATGGGCTGGGCAATGCCGAGGACTTGGAAGTTTTTGCCTTGATAGTCTTGGGCGGTTTTGATGATTTTAGGCATCTCGCTCACGCAGCCGGGGCAGGAGGGAAACCAGAAGTTAATGAGGGTAACTTTGTCTTTCAAATCGGCGTTGGTAATGGTTTTGCCTTGCAGGTCGGGCAGGGCGAAATCAGGGGCGGCTTTGCTGCTGGGGATAAGGACAAAGGCAAGAAGCGCGCCAATCGTGGCAACGACAAGGAGTGTGAGTATTTTTTTCATGATTCGAGGTTTTGAATTGCGTGTGCTAAGGTTTGGGGAACGCTGATGCTGCGACCGCTTTCGCTGCTGACGGGCATAAGGGTAACTTCGGCTTCGATGGCGGCTTTGCCGTTGGGCAGGGTCGCGGTTTGGCTGAGGATGATGTGGCGTGTGCCAATGTCTTTCAGACGGCCTGTAAAGGTTAAAACATCGCCTTCAAGCGACGGGCGGCGATAGCGGATATCAACGCGTGCAACAACGAGCATGATGCCTTTGAGTTCGGACAGAAGGTCATGCTCTTGAAAAAACGTCCAGCGCGCTTCTTCGAGAAATTCGAGATAGCGCGCATTGTTGACGTGGCCATAGCCGTCGAGGTGGTAGTTACGGACGGTCAGTTTCATCAGTTGAGATTGATGGGTTGGAACTCTTCGCGTGCGATGGGTTCGTGTTCGAGGTCGGTAATCACGGTGGAGAGTTGGATATCGAACCATTCGTTGAAAATGTCGGCATCCAAATCCGGCCATTCGCTTTCGTCTTCGCACCAGTCGGCCAATTCGGCAGCAAAAATATCTTCAAAACGCGCTTCGATTTCGTCCCATACTTCGTCGGCAGTTTCGCATGGGCGAACGAGGTAGGAATTGGCATCGGCTTGAATGTCTTCCAGTGTCAGGCCGTCTAGGTGATTGCCGGGCAGGGATTTCAGCCAGTTCCAAAATGGATCGAGGGGGATAAGCAGGAAGACGCTGCGGTTGACTTCGTACATGGTGTTTTCCTTGGTTTCTGTATAGTTGAATGATATAGCAAAGGTGGGGGACTGGCTATCTTTTGGGGGATAAAGGCCGTCTGAATTTCAGACGGCCTTTATTTTTGGGAACAATCAGGGGTTTTCTGATGGTGTTTGATACAGGGTTTGGGGATTGGCTGTATCGGGGATTTCTTCCGGAGTGGATTGGGGGGCTGCTACCGGTTCGGAAGTGACATTGCTGTCCACCAAGTCATCGATGTCGATGTTGTCGTCTTCGCTTTGAGGGAGCGTGCCGCCGGTTTGTTGGGTGCGGACTTTCATGTAAAGGTCGCGTGTGTAGCTGTATTTGTCGATGGCTGCGCCTTCGAGGCTGTCGGTCAGGTCGAGGAGCTCTTCACGGGTGTTGATGGCTTGCAGACCGGTTGTGCCCCAGCGTCCTATGCTGGTGTGGAAGACGGAGTTTTTAACCGGATAGACGGTGGTAACGGCGTTGCCGACGGTATCGCGTACGGTAGACGGGCCGAGTAGGGGGACGACGAAGTAGTTGCTGTTTTTCCAGCCCCATGAGGCGAAGGTGTCGCCGAGGGTGTTTTTATTGCTGGGTACGCCGCCTGCACCGGCTACGTCGATTAAACCGCCAAGGCCGAAGGTGGTGTTGATGCCTACACGGACGAGGTCTTCGCTGGCGCGTTTGACGTCAAGGCGCAGAACGTTGCTGCCGAAGCTGACGACATCGCGCAGGTTGTTGAAGAAGTTGCTTACACCGGTACGCACCGGTTTGGGCGTTACTTTGCGATAACCGCGTGCGACAGGGGAAAGGACGTATTTGTCTGCTTTGTCGTTGAACTTGGAAACGGTACGGTTGTAGCCTTCGTAAGGGTCGGCCGGATTGCGTTCGGCAAGTGCGGGTGCGGAGGCTATGCTGATGAGGAGGCAGAGGGAAGCGGTGGTTTTTTTCATAATTGCAACCAGTCTTTGATTTCGTAAAGTTCGGCCAGTGCGCGGACGGAATCGGGAATGTTTTGAATGGTCGGTTTTTTGTCTGTCCGGCGCAGAGCGTTGAGCAGCAGGGAAACGCAGGCGGAATCTGCTTTGCCTACTTGGCTGAAGTCTATGCTGTCTGTTTCTTTCAGACGGCATTGTTGTTCGTAGCGCGCAAAGGCGGAAGCAGTCAGGGTTTTGACGGTAACGTCGCCGCTGATGTAGAGCGTGCCGTTGCGGATTTCTGTTTGCATGGTGTCTTTATGATGTAAGGCACCATGCCGTCTGAACATCAGGCGGCATGGTGCGGGGTGGATTATTTACCGCCGTTTTTGGCTTTCAAGTCGGCAATCAGGCCGTCGATACCTTTGGCTTTGATGGTTTCACCGAATTGGTTGCGGTATACGGTAACCAAGCTTGCGCCTTCGACTGCGACATTGTATGCGCGGTATCTGCTGCCGCTTTGGTAGGTGGTGAAGTCCATGTTGACCGGTTTTTGGCCGGAAACGTTGATTTCGGCGCGGACAACGATTTCTTTACCGCCTTTGTTTACGACAGGGTTGTCTTTGATGTTGACCTTGGCGTTTTTGAATTTCAGCATGGTGCCGGAGTAGGTGCGGATCAGCAGGGTTTGGAACTCTTTGGTCAACGCTTGTTTTTGTGCGTCAGTTGCAGTACGCCATGGGTTGCCGACGGCTAAAGCGGTCATGCGTTGGAAGTCGAAGTAAGGGATGGCGTAAGCCTCGGCTTTTTGGCGTGCAGTGTTGGCGTCGCCGCTGTTGAGGATTTTCAGCACTTGAACGGAGTTTTCACGGACTTGGTTGACTGCGTCGGCAGGAGAGGCAAATGCCATGCTGATGCTCAATACGCCGATGCTCAATGCGCTGATGAAGGAAGTTTTTTTCATGGGAGTGTCCTGAATATTGGGTTGATATGTGTTTATTGTTTGTTTTGACCGGCAGATTCACCATCTGCGTTTTTCTCGGCAAAGCTGGTCATGAATTTGCCGATAAGGTTTTCCAAAACCATGGCGGAGCTGGTAACAGTAATGGTGTCGCCTGCTGCCAAAGAATCGGTATCGCCGCCTTGTTGCAGGCCGATGTATTGTTCGCCCAACAGGCCTGAAGTCAGGATTTGTGCGGAAACGTCGCTGCTGAACTGATATTGGCTGTCGAGATTGAGGGCGACTTTTGCCTGATAGGATTTAGGGTCGAGCTGAATAGAGGCAACGCGGCCCACCAGTACGCCTGCGGATTTGACCGGAGCGTTGGTTTTCAAGCCGCCGATGTCGCTGAAATCGGCATAGACGGTGTAGGTTTGAGAGGATTTGCCGAACGATTGTCCGCCGGCGGCGCGGAAGGCGAGAAAGCCGATAGCGGCCGCGCCCAGTAAGACAAACAGTCCTACCCAAAATTCCAAAGCATTTTTTTTCATGTGCTATTGTCCTTGTTTCATTCTTTTTAAGTGTCGTTTCAGACGGCCTTTAGTCGGTAAACATCCATGCGGTCAACATGAAGTCGACAGCGAGGATGGTCAGGGCGGAAGACACTACTGTGCGTGTACTGGCGCGCAAAATACCTTCAGAAGTAGGTACGCAGTGGAAGCCCTGATGCACGGCAATCAGCGTAACGGCTACGCCGAAAGCGGTGGATTTGATTAAGCCGTTGAGTACGTCGTAATGGAAGGTAATGTTGTTTTGCATTTGCGACCAGAAAATACCGCCGTCCAAACCCAGCCATTCGACGCCGACCAAATACGCGCCGTAAATGCCGGCAACGTTGAAAATCGAAGCCAGCAAAGGCATGGAAAACACGCCCGCCCAAAAGCGCGGCGCAACCACGCGTGCCACGGGGTCGACCGCCATCACGTTCATTGCTTCAAGCTGCTCGGTGGTTTTCATCAAGCCGATTTCGCTGGTCATGGCACCGCCCGCGCTGCTGGCAAACAGAATAGCCGCCAATACGGGACCTAATTCGCGCAACAGGGAAGCGGCAACCATATAGCCCAAAATATCGGCGGATTTGAATTTTGCCAGCTGCGTATAGCCTTGTAAGCCCAATACCATGCCGACAAACAGGCCGGACACGGCAACAATCAGGACAGACAACACGCCTGCAAAGTAAACCTGGCGGATGCTCAGGCGCGGGCGGGTAAACGCCGTACCTGATTTGGCCAGGATCTGCAGGAAAAACAGCGTAATGCTGCCCAGCGATTGGATGAAGCCGAGGGTTTTTGCCCCGACGGAACGGATAAAATTCATAGGTTTCAGTTGATTGGTTAAATGGTTTTCAGACGGCCTTGTTTAAGTTTCAGGCCGTCTGAACATCAGCCCAGCAAGTCTTGTTTTAAAGTCGTTTGCGCCGGATAGCGGTATGCGACGGGGCCGTCTGCCAAACCGCCGACAAACTGGCGCACCCAAGGCGAGTCGAGTTCGCGCATTTCTTTGGGCGAGCCGGAGAACATGATTTCGCCGTGTGCCAAGAAAATCACTTGATCGACGATTTCCAGCGATTTTTCGATGTCGTGCGTTACCATCACGCTGGTTGAGCGCAGGGCTTTGTTGGCACGGCTGATGAGGTGGGCGATGACGCCCAGCGAAATCGGGTCGAGGCCGGTAAAAGGCTCGTCGTACAACATGATTTCAGGGTCGAGCGCAATCGTACGCGCGAGGGCGACGCGGCGCGACATACCGCCGGAAAGCTCCGAAGGCATCAGGTTTTCAACACCGCGCAAACCGACTGCATTCAGTTTCAACACCACCAAATCGCGGATGACCGCTTCGGGCAAATCCGTCAGTTCGCGCATGGGGAAGGCGATGTTGTCGAAGACGGATAAGTCGGTGAACAATGCGCCGTGTTGGAACAAAACGCCCATGCGGCGGCGGTGTTCGTACAGCTCCTGCGCCGAAAATGCGGCCAAATCGCGCCCTTCAATCAGCACTTTTCCCGATTGTGGGTGGATTTGACCCGTAATCAGGCGCATCAGCGTGGTTTTACCGCTGCCCGAACCACCCATTACGGCGGCGAAATTGCCTTGTGGAATGCTGAAGTTGATGTTGTTCAGAATAGGACGGTCGCCATATGCGAAGGCAACGTCTTTCATTTCGATGAAGGGTGTAGAACTCATGCAGGAGAGGGGTGTCAAAAAATGTATTTTAATTACGGGTATTGTAAAGGGTATTGGATATTCGGGCAATTTTCAGACGGCCTGCGCTTAAGAATAACGGGTAAAAACGTGTGAAAGAATGCAGAAGCGTTGGTGGTACGGTCGTTTTGCAGCGTGTTGTGTCAAACATACAGACAGTTGTGTAGGTATATAAAGAGGCGGGCAAATATGCCCGCCTTGTTTTTAATATTTCTGCAAACCTTCTACTTTGATTTCTTTGGCATTGGCATTGATGAAGGCTTGAGTCGCTTTCATCGTGGCTTGGATGCGCGGATCGTTCCAGCGCACGATTTGGTTGTTTTCATCGCGCTTGTCCGACCAGATAATCACGCCGTCGGTGTATTTTTTGCTGATTTCGAGCATTTTGCGCCAGCGGGCGGGGTCGATGAATTGCTTGAAATAAGGGCTGTTGGTGGCCGAATAATATTGCGGCCAAATGTAGCCGATGATTTTTTTGTTGGGAAAGCGTTGATGGATGTCGTCAACGGCGGTTTTCACGTCTTTTTCCCATTGCACCAAATCGGGGGAAGTGATGTAGAACACAGGATTGGCATAGTCGCTGATGACGGCGGTGGGCGCACGGCGTTTGCTGACTTGCCGCCATTTTGCCAAGATGGCTTCGTTGTCAACGTTGGGGCGGTAGTGGCGGATGCCGTGCAGGTGTTCGGAAGGCATGCCGTAGTTGCTGATGACGGCGCGCGGGTTTTCTTCTCTGAAGATTTGGTACATCCGCGCAAAGTCGGTTCTTAATTCGTCAGGAGTCAGCAGCTGGCCGTCTTTTTCGGCAAACCAGCTTTCGATGTCGGTAGAAATAGTGCGGTAGCCTTCGCGGCGCGATTGTTTGGCCAATTCGCGGATACGCGCTTCGTTGAGTACGCCGTGTTTGCGTTTGCCCGTCGGATCGGGTTTGACCAGCTCGCTTTCGTAAACCAAGAACACTTTGGAGAGTTTGTCGGCAGTAAGGTCGGGTTTGCCGACGTAGTCCATGCGGTCGTAGATGATGAAATCTTTGGCATGGGCGGAGAGGGTGGTCAATAAGAGGACGAGGGGCAAAAGGCGGTTGGGTTTCATATTTTTAGGTAGATTAAGGGAAAAGGGCCATTGTACGGGAAGCAGCGTTAAAGTAAGTCAAAGGCCGTCTGAGAGGATAAAAGTTCTTTCAGACGGCCTTTAAGATGAGAGGAAGAAGGGGTTTTGATTGAAACCAATACCTAAATCGTTACGTAGGGTAGGAAAAGATAGGTTTGGTTATATTTTATTAGAAACCCTTAGCAAGTAAAAAACTATTTTCATCTTCAGCATTCAGTAGTAGCGGTCGCTCCCAAATAATATTTTCTCTGATTACTTTTGCTGGAACGCCTGCAGCAATACAATTATTAGGAATTGGTTTTTTCAGCAATGAGAAAGCGCCAATAACCGAACCATCACCAATACGGCTTCCTCCTAATATAGTTGCTCCATATGCAACCCAAACATGGTTACCAATTACAATATCTTTAGAAAAATTAATACGTTTACCAGTATTGGCGTTATAAATCGCATGGGCATCATCTGTCCGAATCTGGTTATTAGTAGCGAACATGCAGTCATCGCCAATAGTTATACTTGTACTTTCGGCACAGGTTACATAAACACTATTGGTACTTGTTGTTCCATTTCCTATTTCAATTTTACAACCAAATCCTAACCGAAACGTACCAAAAATACCTGCTCTTTCTCCTATTACGATAATAGCATTACTTCCTTTAAATTCAATAAAAGTATTTTTGAGGTTTGAGTTTTCATGCAGGATTACACGATTGTTTTTGCCAAAAAAACGAACATGTACATTATTTAAGTTAGACGGAGCTTGAATAAAATTGTTATATTCGTCTTGATAACATCCCATAATTTTTAATTTATCATCACTATATTGGCAATAGACAATATCACCTTTTAAATTTTCTTTTATAATAAATTCATTACCAGTATTGTTGGCTTTAAAAGAAAATAGGGAGTTATCAATATTTATTTCAGTTTCTGTTTGTAAGTTAATAATTTTTTCTATGCTATTTACTATTATTTTTAAGAAAAGTTCATAATTACCTACAGGAATGTCGGAAATGTCAACACCTTCATAATTTAACGTAGCAAACCAACACGTATCATAAGAAATATTTGGATCTTTAGAATATTGTACTGTGAGTTCCTCATGAAGAGCTTTAGCTAATGGCTTTACATAGCTGTTAGTTGCATTTTTAATGATTAATTGGTAGTTAATGTCACTATATTCTTTAGCACTTTGACCTAAGACTATCCCAATGCCTTCTATATAAAGAACACTTCCAAGTAACTTAAACTTTTTTAAGTCTACGATAAATTCTTTGTATTGATTCATTTTATTGTTTCCATAGTTACATAATGTGAATAAATTAAGTATAAGATTATCTGCATAATTATGTAGTTATTCTGTTTAATCAGGATAGAGAAATAAAAATATTAAGATAATCCCTATGTTTTTACTGGTGATAATTACTGTTTCTTTAGAAAGAATATTAACTTAAAGTTTCGCGATTGTCTATAATAGTTTATTGAGTTTTTCAATTAATTCAACGAATTGTAAATATTCAGCTTGTAGTGGGTGTGATTTACTGCGCTGCAGTTTTTCCCAGCAATAGGAAAGTTTCGGCTTTGTTGCGCGGTCTTGCGCCTTGCCACAAGGTTTGCCAACCTGAAGGTGCGCCGATGTTGGCGGCTTGGCGGATGAGGCGGTAGCGGCAGGTCAGGTTGTCGGTCGTGGTTTTGATATGGCTGTATTGAGTCCACGCGATGCGTGTGCGCTGGTCTTGGCTGTCGATGTTGATACATTCGAGGCCGTCTGAAAGCTGCTGTTTCAATTCGGAAGAAAGTGCGGCTTCCATTTGGTGTACCACCGGCGCATGGCTTTTGGCGGCGTTGAGCCACGGTAAAAACAGGGTCATCAGCAAGGCCCAGGCCAAGGTCACGCCGGCTGCCCAGTTGGTCACGGCTTGGCGGCCGCGAATGTTTTTACGCGTAATCGCCCAAAGCCACAACGGGGTAAACAGCAGGGCGACAGTCATCGGAATTGGGTCGATGTCGGGGATGTAATACGGGCTGAAATAGGCGGCGCGTTCGGCCAGCTTGGCAGGCCAGCCGTAGTTCATGGCGAAGAAGCCCAGCCACAGGAAGACGGCAATCAGACCGAATGCCATGATGCCGAACCAGTTGATAAATGCAGCAGCACCGCGGCGCAGTCCGTCCAGTTGTGCCGCGCCGAGCAGGGCGAGCGGCGGCAGCAGCCAAACGAGGTTGTCTTGCAGGCGTTGCGGATTGATGGCAAGCAGGGCTGTCATGATAATCAGCCACGACAGGCTCAGAATGCCCCAGTTTTTATCGTGGATACGCGTGCGGCTGAGTGTCCATGCCGCCAGCGGCCAAGCAGGCAGGGCAAACCACAGCAGGTTTTTCAGATAATAGGGTAGGTTGAAGGCCGTCTGAATCTGATGGAAACCGCCGAATACGCCTAAGGAATAATGGTTGAACCAAATATCAAACCATTCGGGGTTAGTTTTTGATAAAACCAGCGGATACAGAATCAGCAGGGGCAGGGAAACGACGATGGCGCCAATCAGGGTCAGCAGATAGCGTTTGCTCTGCCAAGTGGAATGGAACGACAGGGCAAGTGCCAAAAACATCATGGCCGCGGTCAGCAGATAGCCTGATGAGAGGGAGAGTAAAACCCAACCGCCGCACAACAGCAAAATGGCGATAATGACGCGGCGGCGTGCCAGTGAAAAGCCGCATAGAATCAATCCAAATGCTGCAAAAGCGGCCGACATGGGATTGAGGAAGTGGGCGATGGGCAGCAAACCGATACTGCCGATAAGGATTAAGACAACGCTGCGGCCGTGGTGTCTGCCGAGGAAGTTGAAACCGGCAAATCCGCAGGCCGTCAGTCCGATGGCGGTGAATACCACGCCGGCAAAGCGCGCAGCATCATAGGTATCGGCCGCCCAAGGTGAAAACAGGGTTTGGAATGCAGTTGCTACCCACAAAAAAGCAGGGGAGATGGTGAAATCGGGTTGGACGAAGATTTGTGCCACCAACAGGCTGCCGCCGTTTTTCATGGATTCGGAGGCGGTAAAGAGGGAGGGTTCGGCAGGGTTCCACAAGTCATGCGAGAACACGCCCGGCCACAGCCAGGCAAAGGCCATCAGCAGCAGAAGCCATGGTTTTTCATGGGTTTTTTGGGGGCGACGCGGATCGGGCGGTGTGTAAGTCAGCATGGAAGGTCAAAAAACGGTTGGTTTGAATAGCAATG
This genomic interval from Neisseria sp. Marseille-Q5346 contains the following:
- a CDS encoding YDG/SRA domain-containing protein — encoded protein: MSSNSFSLQENDIIKRSELHDQYGGNRQSGIAASAKTPNIFLFTHPEKGEDHGYYDRWDEKGTTLFYCGEGQRGDQRMNNGNKALLEHKQTGKAIRVFANDTLNAHVRYIGEFTLDEHQPYIVKKAHTTNNGPERNVFEFCLHKKSK
- the obgE gene encoding GTPase ObgE; amino-acid sequence: MKFIDEAKIEVAAGKGGNGATSFRREKFVPRGGPDGGDGGKGGSVWAEADENTNTLVEYRFVKRYQAKNGEKGHGSDRYGAGADDIVLKMPVGTLIRDLDTDEIVADLTYHGQRVCLAKGGKGGLGNIHFKSSVNRAPKQSTPGEEGETRSLQLELKVLADVGLLGMPNAGKSTLITAVSAARPKIANYPFTTLHPNLGVVRIDENHSFVMADIPGLIEGAAEGAGLGHRFLKHLSRTGLLLHVVDLAPFDETVNPAEEALAIINELRKYDEELYDKPRWLVLNKLDMLDEEEAQARTAAFLEAIGWDYPKPDDRFQFDMETPRLFQISALTHQGTQELVHQINQYLTEKKRIEAEKAEAEQAAVNTEIAEQQPKTDTGVFKPE
- a CDS encoding TlpA disulfide reductase family protein — translated: MKKILTLLVVATIGALLAFVLIPSSKAAPDFALPDLQGKTITNADLKDKVTLINFWFPSCPGCVSEMPKIIKTAQDYQGKNFQVLGIAQPIDPIESVHQYVKEYGLPFTVMYDADKTAAKAFGTQVYPTSVLIDKNGNILKTYVGEPNFSQLYQEIDQALAQ
- a CDS encoding thioesterase family protein; the protein is MKLTVRNYHLDGYGHVNNARYLEFLEEARWTFFQEHDLLSELKGIMLVVARVDIRYRRPSLEGDVLTFTGRLKDIGTRHIILSQTATLPNGKAAIEAEVTLMPVSSESGRSISVPQTLAHAIQNLES
- a CDS encoding MlaA family lipoprotein produces the protein MKKTTASLCLLISIASAPALAERNPADPYEGYNRTVSKFNDKADKYVLSPVARGYRKVTPKPVRTGVSNFFNNLRDVVSFGSNVLRLDVKRASEDLVRVGINTTFGLGGLIDVAGAGGVPSNKNTLGDTFASWGWKNSNYFVVPLLGPSTVRDTVGNAVTTVYPVKNSVFHTSIGRWGTTGLQAINTREELLDLTDSLEGAAIDKYSYTRDLYMKVRTQQTGGTLPQSEDDNIDIDDLVDSNVTSEPVAAPQSTPEEIPDTANPQTLYQTPSENP
- a CDS encoding STAS domain-containing protein encodes the protein MQTEIRNGTLYISGDVTVKTLTASAFARYEQQCRLKETDSIDFSQVGKADSACVSLLLNALRRTDKKPTIQNIPDSVRALAELYEIKDWLQL
- a CDS encoding phospholipid-binding protein MlaC, with the protein product MKKTSFISALSIGVLSISMAFASPADAVNQVRENSVQVLKILNSGDANTARQKAEAYAIPYFDFQRMTALAVGNPWRTATDAQKQALTKEFQTLLIRTYSGTMLKFKNAKVNIKDNPVVNKGGKEIVVRAEINVSGQKPVNMDFTTYQSGSRYRAYNVAVEGASLVTVYRNQFGETIKAKGIDGLIADLKAKNGGK
- the mlaD gene encoding outer membrane lipid asymmetry maintenance protein MlaD produces the protein MKKNALEFWVGLFVLLGAAAIGFLAFRAAGGQSFGKSSQTYTVYADFSDIGGLKTNAPVKSAGVLVGRVASIQLDPKSYQAKVALNLDSQYQFSSDVSAQILTSGLLGEQYIGLQQGGDTDSLAAGDTITVTSSAMVLENLIGKFMTSFAEKNADGESAGQNKQ
- the mlaE gene encoding lipid asymmetry maintenance ABC transporter permease subunit MlaE, with translation MNFIRSVGAKTLGFIQSLGSITLFFLQILAKSGTAFTRPRLSIRQVYFAGVLSVLIVAVSGLFVGMVLGLQGYTQLAKFKSADILGYMVAASLLRELGPVLAAILFASSAGGAMTSEIGLMKTTEQLEAMNVMAVDPVARVVAPRFWAGVFSMPLLASIFNVAGIYGAYLVGVEWLGLDGGIFWSQMQNNITFHYDVLNGLIKSTAFGVAVTLIAVHQGFHCVPTSEGILRASTRTVVSSALTILAVDFMLTAWMFTD
- a CDS encoding ABC transporter ATP-binding protein — translated: MSSTPFIEMKDVAFAYGDRPILNNINFSIPQGNFAAVMGGSGSGKTTLMRLITGQIHPQSGKVLIEGRDLAAFSAQELYEHRRRMGVLFQHGALFTDLSVFDNIAFPMRELTDLPEAVIRDLVVLKLNAVGLRGVENLMPSELSGGMSRRVALARTIALDPEIMLYDEPFTGLDPISLGVIAHLISRANKALRSTSVMVTHDIEKSLEIVDQVIFLAHGEIMFSGSPKEMRELDSPWVRQFVGGLADGPVAYRYPAQTTLKQDLLG
- a CDS encoding acyltransferase, translating into MNQYKEFIVDLKKFKLLGSVLYIEGIGIVLGQSAKEYSDINYQLIIKNATNSYVKPLAKALHEELTVQYSKDPNISYDTCWFATLNYEGVDISDIPVGNYELFLKIIVNSIEKIINLQTETEINIDNSLFSFKANNTGNEFIIKENLKGDIVYCQYSDDKLKIMGCYQDEYNNFIQAPSNLNNVHVRFFGKNNRVILHENSNLKNTFIEFKGSNAIIVIGERAGIFGTFRLGFGCKIEIGNGTTSTNSVYVTCAESTSITIGDDCMFATNNQIRTDDAHAIYNANTGKRINFSKDIVIGNHVWVAYGATILGGSRIGDGSVIGAFSLLKKPIPNNCIAAGVPAKVIRENIIWERPLLLNAEDENSFLLAKGF
- a CDS encoding glycosyltransferase family 39 protein, translating into MLTYTPPDPRRPQKTHEKPWLLLLMAFAWLWPGVFSHDLWNPAEPSLFTASESMKNGGSLLVAQIFVQPDFTISPAFLWVATAFQTLFSPWAADTYDAARFAGVVFTAIGLTACGFAGFNFLGRHHGRSVVLILIGSIGLLPIAHFLNPMSAAFAAFGLILCGFSLARRRVIIAILLLCGGWVLLSLSSGYLLTAAMMFLALALSFHSTWQSKRYLLTLIGAIVVSLPLLILYPLVLSKTNPEWFDIWFNHYSLGVFGGFHQIQTAFNLPYYLKNLLWFALPAWPLAAWTLSRTRIHDKNWGILSLSWLIIMTALLAINPQRLQDNLVWLLPPLALLGAAQLDGLRRGAAAFINWFGIMAFGLIAVFLWLGFFAMNYGWPAKLAERAAYFSPYYIPDIDPIPMTVALLFTPLWLWAITRKNIRGRQAVTNWAAGVTLAWALLMTLFLPWLNAAKSHAPVVHQMEAALSSELKQQLSDGLECINIDSQDQRTRIAWTQYSHIKTTTDNLTCRYRLIRQAANIGAPSGWQTLWQGARPRNKAETFLLLGKTAAQ